A part of Chloroflexota bacterium genomic DNA contains:
- a CDS encoding VIT1/CCC1 transporter family protein, with protein sequence MEISPEIRQELLKAQKTEITEYLVYRNIAKSIKDENNRKIVEEIGADEKRHSEIWKSYTGKEVQPNRFQVALYTVISRFFGLTFGLKLMERGEERAQVNYELIEDEIPEARAVIHDEDSHEEKLLNMLDEEALVYAGSVVLGLNDALVELTGALAGLTLAFRDVNTIALSGLVTGIAASLSMAASEYLSTGSEDTEKNPIRAAIYTGIAYVVTVALLILPFLVLNNAYVALAISVTTSVVIIALFNFYISVAKDLNFAHRFFEMAGLSLSVATFSFLVGFVLSNVFGVGGA encoded by the coding sequence AAATATCGCCTGAAATTAGACAGGAATTATTAAAGGCGCAAAAAACCGAGATCACCGAGTATCTGGTCTATCGGAATATTGCCAAAAGCATCAAAGACGAGAATAATCGCAAGATCGTGGAAGAAATCGGGGCGGATGAAAAGCGGCATTCTGAGATCTGGAAGTCCTATACGGGCAAAGAGGTTCAGCCCAACCGCTTTCAAGTAGCTTTATACACGGTCATCTCCCGGTTTTTTGGGCTGACCTTTGGTCTCAAGCTGATGGAGCGGGGTGAAGAGCGCGCTCAGGTGAATTATGAGCTGATTGAGGACGAGATTCCCGAAGCGCGAGCTGTGATCCATGATGAAGACAGCCATGAAGAAAAGCTGCTGAACATGTTGGATGAGGAAGCTTTGGTCTATGCCGGGTCGGTTGTGTTAGGGCTGAACGATGCGCTGGTTGAGCTGACCGGTGCGCTGGCCGGGCTCACCCTGGCATTCCGCGATGTGAACACCATCGCCCTATCCGGATTGGTGACGGGCATTGCGGCCTCGCTTTCGATGGCGGCATCGGAATACCTATCGACCGGTTCAGAGGACACTGAGAAAAACCCCATCCGAGCGGCGATTTACACCGGCATTGCCTATGTGGTCACGGTAGCCTTGCTGATCCTGCCTTTCCTGGTCTTGAATAATGCTTATGTTGCCCTGGCTATCTCGGTCACGACATCCGTGGTGATCATCGCACTATTCAATTTCTATATTTCGGTGGCGAAGGATTTGAACTTTGCGCATCGTTTCTTTGAGATGGCGGGCCTGAGCCTCAGCGTGGCGACCTTCAGCTTCTTGGTTGGTTTTGTGCTCAGCAATGTGTTTGGTGTAGGCGGTGCATAA
- a CDS encoding GNAT family N-acetyltransferase codes for MLGICERLVQDPAAYDNPLFISVRGHSGELLLAAVMTPPHNLILAEGVDFGLGLPSLIEHLRENKIGIPGVIGSVDCAEAFYEHWKSVTGLEGEVGMYQRIYELRQVNLPKIPPGHSRVAWPEDAQRIAGWIQAFENEALGKEEPLKPDWAERVIHEGKMFLWVDEGQPVAMAMKTRPLKHSITVSAVYTPPEHRQRGYATALVARLSQHLLDMGYEFINLFTDLENPTSNSIYQKIGYRPVIDFRSYRFKQN; via the coding sequence ATGCTCGGGATTTGTGAGCGTCTAGTGCAGGACCCGGCTGCCTATGATAATCCGCTTTTCATCTCAGTCCGTGGTCACTCCGGTGAACTGCTGCTGGCGGCTGTGATGACCCCGCCGCACAACCTGATTCTGGCGGAAGGGGTGGATTTTGGGTTGGGACTGCCCTCGTTGATCGAACACCTGCGAGAAAATAAAATTGGCATTCCCGGCGTGATCGGCTCTGTCGATTGCGCCGAGGCATTTTATGAGCACTGGAAAAGCGTTACAGGGCTGGAGGGGGAGGTGGGGATGTACCAGCGGATCTATGAACTTCGCCAGGTCAACCTGCCGAAGATTCCTCCGGGACATTCCAGAGTGGCGTGGCCGGAGGATGCCCAACGGATTGCTGGATGGATCCAGGCGTTTGAAAATGAAGCGCTTGGCAAGGAGGAGCCCCTCAAGCCTGATTGGGCCGAGCGAGTAATTCATGAGGGGAAGATGTTCCTGTGGGTAGATGAGGGCCAACCGGTGGCGATGGCGATGAAAACCCGCCCGTTGAAGCATTCCATCACGGTCAGCGCGGTCTATACCCCGCCGGAACATCGCCAGCGCGGTTATGCCACCGCCCTGGTGGCGCGGCTCAGCCAGCACTTGCTGGACATGGGTTATGAATTCATTAATTTGTTCACCGATCTCGAAAATCCCACTTCCAATTCGATCTATCAAAAGATCGGCTATCGTCCGGTGATTGATTTCCGCTCCTACCGTTTCAAGCAGAATTAA
- a CDS encoding MFS transporter — translation MTENKFGTKIKSLPRNVWAVSLTSFFMDISSEMVINILPLFLSNVLGVQTSIIGMIEGIAEATASILKVFSGWLSDKLGGRKWIAVAGYAISALAKPFFYIADTWGVVAGVRWADRVGKGVRTAPRDALVADSIEPKQRGLAFGFHRAADTAGAVLGLLISALVIWLAQSNTVKLGASTFKTVVLISLVPALIAVLSLVIGAKDVKRGEAVKAPKITFKGLGKPFLFFMLIVGIFDLGNSSDAFLVLRAQERGISVLGILIMLAVFNMVYSLISTPAGALSDKIGRRKVIIGGWLIYALIYLGFALAQRPWHIWVLYVTYGIYYGLAYGTAKAMVADLVAPELRGTAYGTYNAILGIIDFPASLIAGLLWQGVGGWSGFGPSAPFLFGSGLAFLAAILMFFWKPKAVEVTD, via the coding sequence ATGACTGAAAATAAATTTGGGACAAAGATCAAATCGCTTCCCCGAAACGTCTGGGCGGTCAGTCTGACCAGCTTTTTTATGGATATATCCAGTGAAATGGTGATCAACATTCTGCCGCTGTTTTTGTCCAATGTGCTGGGAGTCCAAACAAGCATCATTGGGATGATTGAGGGCATTGCAGAAGCCACCGCCAGCATCCTGAAGGTTTTTTCGGGCTGGCTGTCGGATAAGCTGGGAGGACGCAAGTGGATTGCCGTGGCTGGTTATGCCATCTCCGCCCTGGCGAAGCCCTTCTTTTATATTGCGGATACTTGGGGCGTGGTAGCCGGTGTTCGTTGGGCTGATCGGGTCGGTAAGGGCGTGCGGACTGCGCCGCGGGATGCTCTGGTGGCTGATTCGATTGAACCCAAGCAGCGCGGCCTGGCCTTTGGCTTTCACCGGGCTGCGGACACGGCCGGAGCTGTGCTTGGGCTCTTGATCTCGGCCTTGGTGATCTGGCTGGCCCAGTCCAATACGGTGAAGTTGGGCGCGAGCACCTTCAAAACGGTGGTCCTGATCAGTTTGGTGCCTGCGCTTATCGCTGTGCTCAGCCTGGTCATTGGGGCGAAGGACGTCAAGCGGGGTGAAGCCGTCAAAGCGCCCAAGATCACATTCAAAGGTCTGGGGAAACCTTTTCTGTTTTTCATGCTGATCGTGGGGATCTTTGATCTCGGTAACTCTTCGGATGCTTTCCTCGTGCTGCGGGCACAGGAACGCGGGATCAGCGTATTAGGCATTTTGATCATGCTGGCCGTTTTCAATATGGTCTATAGCCTGATATCCACCCCGGCAGGGGCTTTATCGGATAAGATTGGCCGGCGCAAGGTGATCATTGGCGGTTGGCTGATCTATGCCCTGATCTATTTGGGATTTGCCCTGGCCCAGCGCCCCTGGCATATCTGGGTCCTGTATGTGACCTACGGCATTTATTACGGTCTGGCTTATGGGACCGCGAAAGCGATGGTGGCCGACCTGGTTGCGCCGGAACTGCGTGGGACGGCCTATGGGACATATAACGCCATCCTTGGCATTATTGACTTCCCCGCTTCGCTGATTGCCGGTCTGCTCTGGCAGGGTGTTGGTGGGTGGAGCGGTTTTGGCCCATCGGCGCCATTCCTGTTTGGCAGTGGGCTGGCTTTCCTGGCAGCCATTTTAATGTTCTTCTGGAAACCAAAAGCGGTTGAAGTAACCGATTAA